A genome region from Arachis duranensis cultivar V14167 chromosome 8, aradu.V14167.gnm2.J7QH, whole genome shotgun sequence includes the following:
- the LOC107460140 gene encoding uncharacterized protein LOC107460140, which produces MVTVVSGNDQREGNAVAVLESTGSKGSVLVNGTLVKKSTSCVLNSGDEVVFGLLGNHAYVFQQLHPETAIKGAEVQSGGGKLLQIEKRTESELDGMEGNSTPNEGIDKATDTGASDKNSPMDCDPDDAVIEAGNVLEERNGARDTQAASSSGTSVLEGLMCSVFKTSIPLTCHVGTPMSQVSIGGASSAFFICSEGGSWTEGLIGLNLRNVRDLNVFSNAQGRKCPRVKRGRVVNLLACMQKIMHVLKTVIQQVNISVLLFVGPERQRRLD; this is translated from the exons ATGGTTACTGTTGTTTCTGGAAATGACCAGCGTGAGGGGAATGCAGTAGCTGTGCTTGAAAGTACTGGCAGCAAAGGATCTGTGCTAGTAAATGGAACGCTCGTCAAGAAGAGTACCAGCTGTGTGCTTAACTCGGGTGATGAGGTGGTTTTTGGTTTGCTGGGAAATCATGCTTAT GTTTTTCAACAACTGCATCCTGAAACCGCAATTAAGGGTGCAGAAGTTCAGAGTGGTGGTGGGAAGTTACTGCAGATTGAAAAGAGAACAG AGAGTGAGCTTGATGGCATGGAAGGCAACTCAACTCCAAATGAAGGGATTGACAAAGCCACTGATACTGGAGCAAGCGACAAGAATTCTCCTATGGATTGCGATCCAGATGATGCAGTCATAGAGGCAGGCAAT GTGTTGGAAGAAAGAAACGGAGCGAGGGATACACAAGCTGCATCATCTTCGGGTACATCTGTGTTAGAGGGACTAATGTGTTCCGTTTTCAAAACCTCCATCCCACTTACTTGCCACGTGGGAACGCCGATGAGCCAGGTCAGCATAGGGGGAGCCAGCTCAGCGTTTTTCATCTGCTCTGAGGGTGGCTCATGGACGGAGGGACTGATCGGTCTTAATTTAAGGAACGTCAgggatttaaatgtattttccaATGCTCAGGGACGAAAATGTCCGCGAGTTAAAAG GGGACGTGTTGTCAACCTACTTGCATGTATGCAGAAGATAATGCATGTTTTGAAAACCGTTATACAACAGGTAAATATTTCTGTATTACTCTTTGTTGGTCCCGAGAGACAGAGGAGGCTAGATTAG